The following coding sequences are from one Melospiza melodia melodia isolate bMelMel2 chromosome 2, bMelMel2.pri, whole genome shotgun sequence window:
- the SLC46A3 gene encoding lysosomal proton-coupled steroid conjugate and bile acid symporter SLC46A3 isoform X3, with protein sequence MEVQEKASVFIMQLDLTRAIPSLIVAFVVVANGDRQGHKRSLVLPSMGALISSISFTAISYFSLSLSVLFAFAFISGLFGSIATFLGGGFAYIAEECHDEKQKTTRIAVVDLIFGVVSGLAGLSSGYFLRGIGFAWTFVIASLLHVINIIYIVFFLEDTVGVSQFQHEAPVSWKDLLKETFSGVYMLFQTAPHKKRILIIVLLFTFMTYLFTVLGGTSLFTLYELDEPLCWNEVYIGYGAAASTSVSLTSFLGVYLFSKCLKDIYIVFIGMCSYIGGMIMAAFAKTTLLMFLVRVPSLFCFMPIPVLRSMLSKVVLPGEQGAVFACIACLEVVTGTMSISVFNILYATTVAWFSGFSFLLSAGLCLIPLSVLCWLLCTSWNGEDLALLVPEEVSSLESADS encoded by the exons ATG GAAGTTCAAGAAAAAGCCTCTGTTTTTATTATGCAGTTGGACTTAACTAGAGCCATTCCCAGCCTTATAGTTGCCTTTGTCGTTGTAGCTAATGGGGATCGCCAGGGACACAAAAGGTCTTTAGTTTTACCATCAATGGGAGCTTTGATTTCTAGTATTAGCTTCACTGCAATATCATATTTTTCCTTGTCACTCTCTGTCCTATTTGCATTTGCATTTATTTCTGGACTGTTTGGGAGTATAGCAACTTTCCTTGGAGGAGGCTTTGCTTACATAGCAGAGGAGTGTCATGATGAGAAGCAGAAAACAACACGAATAGCTGTAGTGGATTTGATTTTTGGAGTTGTATCTGGACTGGCAGGATTGTCATCTGGCTACTTtctaagaggaataggctttgcATGGACATTTGTGATAGCATCTCTGCTCCATGTCATTAATATAATCTATATTGTATTTTTTCTGGAAGATACCGTAGGTGTATCTCAATTCCAGCATGAAGCACCAGTATCCTGGAAAGACCTTCTTAAGGAGACATTTTCTGGAGTGTACATGCTTTTTCAAACTGCCCCTCATAAAAAGAGAATTTTAATAATTGTGTTACTTTTTACATTTATGACTTATTTGTTTACTGTGCTGGGAGGGACTTCACTTTTTACACTGTATGAACTGGATGAGCCACTCTGCTGGAATGAAGTATACATTGGATATGGAGCAGCTGCATCCACTTCTGTCTCACTGACCAGCTTTTTAGGAGTTTACTTATTTTCCAAATGTCTCAAAGACATTTATATTGTCTTTATTGGGATGTGTTCTTACATTGGAGGAATGATCATGGCTGCCTTTGCCAAAACTACTCTGCTCATGTTTTTAG TGAGAGTGCCATCTTTGTTCTGCTTTATGCCTATTCCTGTTCTCCGATCCATGCTGTCAAAAGTGGTTCTCCCTGGTGAACAGG GTGCTGTGTTTGCTTGTATTGCCTGTTTAGAAGTTGTGACCGGCACAATGTCAATTTCAGTTTTTAATATTCTCTATGCAACTACTGTTGCATGGTTTTCAGGCTTTAGCTTCCTCCTATCAGCAGGCCTTTGTCTAATTCCACTGTCTGTCCTGTG
- the SLC46A3 gene encoding lysosomal proton-coupled steroid conjugate and bile acid symporter SLC46A3 isoform X2, protein MRKVLCVEPVIFCYVFAFSLTTPLVQQFIYRRLWEQEYNSTFISDSNASHCEQNKSSPAYIKQKEVQEKASVFIMQLDLTRAIPSLIVAFVVVANGDRQGHKRSLVLPSMGALISSISFTAISYFSLSLSVLFAFAFISGLFGSIATFLGGGFAYIAEECHDEKQKTTRIAVVDLIFGVVSGLAGLSSGYFLRGIGFAWTFVIASLLHVINIIYIVFFLEDTVGVSQFQHEAPVSWKDLLKETFSGVYMLFQTAPHKKRILIIVLLFTFMTYLFTVLGGTSLFTLYELDEPLCWNEVYIGYGAAASTSVSLTSFLGVYLFSKCLKDIYIVFIGMCSYIGGMIMAAFAKTTLLMFLVRVPSLFCFMPIPVLRSMLSKVVLPGEQGAVFACIACLEVVTGTMSISVFNILYATTVAWFSGFSFLLSAGLCLIPLSVLCWLLCTSWNGEDLALLVPEEVSSLESADS, encoded by the exons ATGAGGAAGGTTCTGTGCGTGGAGCCCGTCATTTTCTGCTACGTGTTTGCGTTTTCCCTGACGACCCCGCTGGTGCAGCAGTTCATCTACCggcggctgtgggagcaggagtaCAACTCCACTTTTATCAGCGACAGCAATGCCAGTCACTGCGAGCAGAATAAGAGCAGCCCGGCTTATATCAAACAGAAG GAAGTTCAAGAAAAAGCCTCTGTTTTTATTATGCAGTTGGACTTAACTAGAGCCATTCCCAGCCTTATAGTTGCCTTTGTCGTTGTAGCTAATGGGGATCGCCAGGGACACAAAAGGTCTTTAGTTTTACCATCAATGGGAGCTTTGATTTCTAGTATTAGCTTCACTGCAATATCATATTTTTCCTTGTCACTCTCTGTCCTATTTGCATTTGCATTTATTTCTGGACTGTTTGGGAGTATAGCAACTTTCCTTGGAGGAGGCTTTGCTTACATAGCAGAGGAGTGTCATGATGAGAAGCAGAAAACAACACGAATAGCTGTAGTGGATTTGATTTTTGGAGTTGTATCTGGACTGGCAGGATTGTCATCTGGCTACTTtctaagaggaataggctttgcATGGACATTTGTGATAGCATCTCTGCTCCATGTCATTAATATAATCTATATTGTATTTTTTCTGGAAGATACCGTAGGTGTATCTCAATTCCAGCATGAAGCACCAGTATCCTGGAAAGACCTTCTTAAGGAGACATTTTCTGGAGTGTACATGCTTTTTCAAACTGCCCCTCATAAAAAGAGAATTTTAATAATTGTGTTACTTTTTACATTTATGACTTATTTGTTTACTGTGCTGGGAGGGACTTCACTTTTTACACTGTATGAACTGGATGAGCCACTCTGCTGGAATGAAGTATACATTGGATATGGAGCAGCTGCATCCACTTCTGTCTCACTGACCAGCTTTTTAGGAGTTTACTTATTTTCCAAATGTCTCAAAGACATTTATATTGTCTTTATTGGGATGTGTTCTTACATTGGAGGAATGATCATGGCTGCCTTTGCCAAAACTACTCTGCTCATGTTTTTAG TGAGAGTGCCATCTTTGTTCTGCTTTATGCCTATTCCTGTTCTCCGATCCATGCTGTCAAAAGTGGTTCTCCCTGGTGAACAGG GTGCTGTGTTTGCTTGTATTGCCTGTTTAGAAGTTGTGACCGGCACAATGTCAATTTCAGTTTTTAATATTCTCTATGCAACTACTGTTGCATGGTTTTCAGGCTTTAGCTTCCTCCTATCAGCAGGCCTTTGTCTAATTCCACTGTCTGTCCTGTG
- the SLC46A3 gene encoding lysosomal proton-coupled steroid conjugate and bile acid symporter SLC46A3 isoform X1, which translates to MRKVLCVEPVIFCYVFAFSLTTPLVQQFIYRRLWEQEYNSTFISDSNASHCEQNKSSPAYIKQKAIQEKASVFIMQLDLTRAIPSLIVAFVVVANGDRQGHKRSLVLPSMGALISSISFTAISYFSLSLSVLFAFAFISGLFGSIATFLGGGFAYIAEECHDEKQKTTRIAVVDLIFGVVSGLAGLSSGYFLRGIGFAWTFVIASLLHVINIIYIVFFLEDTVGVSQFQHEAPVSWKDLLKETFSGVYMLFQTAPHKKRILIIVLLFTFMTYLFTVLGGTSLFTLYELDEPLCWNEVYIGYGAAASTSVSLTSFLGVYLFSKCLKDIYIVFIGMCSYIGGMIMAAFAKTTLLMFLVRVPSLFCFMPIPVLRSMLSKVVLPGEQGAVFACIACLEVVTGTMSISVFNILYATTVAWFSGFSFLLSAGLCLIPLSVLCWLLCTSWNGEDLALLVPEEVSSLESADS; encoded by the exons ATGAGGAAGGTTCTGTGCGTGGAGCCCGTCATTTTCTGCTACGTGTTTGCGTTTTCCCTGACGACCCCGCTGGTGCAGCAGTTCATCTACCggcggctgtgggagcaggagtaCAACTCCACTTTTATCAGCGACAGCAATGCCAGTCACTGCGAGCAGAATAAGAGCAGCCCGGCTTATATCAAACAGAAGGCAA TTCAAGAAAAAGCCTCTGTTTTTATTATGCAGTTGGACTTAACTAGAGCCATTCCCAGCCTTATAGTTGCCTTTGTCGTTGTAGCTAATGGGGATCGCCAGGGACACAAAAGGTCTTTAGTTTTACCATCAATGGGAGCTTTGATTTCTAGTATTAGCTTCACTGCAATATCATATTTTTCCTTGTCACTCTCTGTCCTATTTGCATTTGCATTTATTTCTGGACTGTTTGGGAGTATAGCAACTTTCCTTGGAGGAGGCTTTGCTTACATAGCAGAGGAGTGTCATGATGAGAAGCAGAAAACAACACGAATAGCTGTAGTGGATTTGATTTTTGGAGTTGTATCTGGACTGGCAGGATTGTCATCTGGCTACTTtctaagaggaataggctttgcATGGACATTTGTGATAGCATCTCTGCTCCATGTCATTAATATAATCTATATTGTATTTTTTCTGGAAGATACCGTAGGTGTATCTCAATTCCAGCATGAAGCACCAGTATCCTGGAAAGACCTTCTTAAGGAGACATTTTCTGGAGTGTACATGCTTTTTCAAACTGCCCCTCATAAAAAGAGAATTTTAATAATTGTGTTACTTTTTACATTTATGACTTATTTGTTTACTGTGCTGGGAGGGACTTCACTTTTTACACTGTATGAACTGGATGAGCCACTCTGCTGGAATGAAGTATACATTGGATATGGAGCAGCTGCATCCACTTCTGTCTCACTGACCAGCTTTTTAGGAGTTTACTTATTTTCCAAATGTCTCAAAGACATTTATATTGTCTTTATTGGGATGTGTTCTTACATTGGAGGAATGATCATGGCTGCCTTTGCCAAAACTACTCTGCTCATGTTTTTAG TGAGAGTGCCATCTTTGTTCTGCTTTATGCCTATTCCTGTTCTCCGATCCATGCTGTCAAAAGTGGTTCTCCCTGGTGAACAGG GTGCTGTGTTTGCTTGTATTGCCTGTTTAGAAGTTGTGACCGGCACAATGTCAATTTCAGTTTTTAATATTCTCTATGCAACTACTGTTGCATGGTTTTCAGGCTTTAGCTTCCTCCTATCAGCAGGCCTTTGTCTAATTCCACTGTCTGTCCTGTG